The proteins below are encoded in one region of Reichenbachiella sp. 5M10:
- a CDS encoding energy transducer TonB: protein MMKVANKKTTSKWKEELMESNARQAKQTTPLPKDTVPALVLKAQDYDELIQWKQHRADKNRRQSRMFFFVGLALALAGVNLAFEWKVEDQAIVEEWVLEQAEFEEVFDIPQTNQPPPPPPVLTIQQPIVVEVPDEVVLEEVHVDMDVEVTEDMVVAEMEFVVDEEPEEEVAEEIFLVVEEKPEPVGGIAAFYQYVSDNIKYPREASVNNVQGRVFVQFVVNKLGEISEVTVVKGIGGGCDEEAARILEEAPDWKPGKQRGQAVNVRMVLPITFMLAGQ, encoded by the coding sequence ATGATGAAAGTCGCAAATAAAAAAACCACGAGTAAGTGGAAGGAGGAGCTGATGGAGAGCAATGCCAGACAAGCAAAGCAGACTACTCCACTTCCGAAGGATACGGTTCCCGCTTTGGTACTGAAAGCGCAAGATTATGATGAATTGATCCAATGGAAGCAGCATCGTGCAGACAAAAACCGTAGACAGAGCCGAATGTTCTTTTTTGTAGGGTTGGCGCTGGCATTGGCGGGGGTCAATTTGGCGTTTGAGTGGAAGGTGGAGGATCAGGCGATCGTCGAAGAATGGGTGCTCGAGCAAGCGGAGTTTGAGGAGGTCTTTGATATACCACAAACCAACCAACCGCCACCGCCACCTCCTGTGCTGACGATCCAACAACCCATAGTTGTCGAAGTGCCAGATGAGGTGGTGCTGGAAGAGGTCCATGTGGATATGGATGTAGAGGTCACGGAAGATATGGTGGTCGCGGAGATGGAGTTTGTAGTGGACGAAGAACCGGAAGAGGAAGTCGCCGAGGAGATTTTTTTGGTGGTGGAAGAGAAACCCGAGCCGGTAGGGGGGATTGCTGCTTTTTACCAATATGTGAGCGACAACATCAAGTACCCGCGAGAAGCAAGCGTCAACAATGTGCAGGGACGCGTATTTGTACAGTTTGTAGTCAACAAGCTCGGAGAGATCAGTGAAGTGACAGTAGTCAAAGGAATAGGAGGGGGCTGTGATGAAGAAGCCGCTCGGATCTTGGAGGAGGCTCCAGATTGGAAGCCTGGGAAGCAACGTGGGCAAGCCGTGAATGTACGGATGGTACTGCCCATTACATTTATGC